From the Macaca nemestrina isolate mMacNem1 chromosome 18, mMacNem.hap1, whole genome shotgun sequence genome, the window CAGCAGTGCCACTTCCCAGCCCCCTGACCCTGGGCTAGTGGCTTGAACTGCTGGTATTGTCATTGTCCAGATTAGGAATACGGGTTCATAAATAGAACACATGTCCCTTTATGGTTGTTGTGAGGGTTCAAAGAAAGTGACTAAACAGGACCAAACCCAGACCCGTGTAACCGTAGAGCAATAGAAACATGGAAGGCAAAATAAGCAGCTCTCTTGCTTTCTAATTTAATGCAGGATCTTCATATCACCTTCAATGATCCCTCTTCTAGGGACATCCCACACTTTCAAAACTGCCATCCTGTATTAGGGTACCCGGCTAAGCTGTGGGAAGACCCTGGAGAGATTTATGCAAAGGAGGACCTGGACAAAGGTGCCCACTCAGGCCCTCAAGAGTggagaatggaagagagagaggcagagcccTGTGTCTTCGGTGTTGCTGTGCACAGGAGAAACGTGACCAAAGGACTGAGGTAGGAACCGGGGACAGGGCGGATAAGGCCAGAGATGTGAAGTTTGCACCCTTGGCCTGCCCTTTGCACACTGCTGCCTTGCTATGTTCCTTGCTTTGGCAGATCCAGAAAGTGGAGCACAAGACTGGGGTTACCCTCGACTCCAGGAAAGGCTTAGCTATTGACTAGAGACCTGGGCATTGGTGAAAGTGGGGGAAAAGACAGAATACTGGGGTAGGCAGAAAGCCAAGGGGCGGGTGTAGCAGGCAACCTCAGGGAAGTTGGGAAGGCCCGGCAGGGTGAGAGAAGCCGCACAGCGCCTCCCTCGCGAGCCGGTGCGAAAGTGGCCGTCCCACGGTGTGCATCCCGCTGAGCTCAAGGGACATTGCACCTGGCCCATCTATTGCGCACAGCCCAGCCCAGGACGGCCGGCGGGGCAGACTGGGCAGGGCGGGTGCAAGGGCGGGGCGAGGTGTCTGCGCCCGGCCCCCTCCGCTGACCATAAAAGCAGCCGCTGGCTGTTGGGCTCCACCACGCCTTCAACGTGCACCACTGCCTCTTCCCTTCTGGCTTGGGAACTCCAGCCTCTCCTCGGGTTGCAATGGACCCCAACTGCTCCTGCGCGGCTGGTAAGGGGCTCCCGGGTTCTGTGTCTTGGGCAATGGACACTCATTAACTCACTGCTGTATCTTCTGCATCTCACTCACGGCTCActggctttttctctttctcacagGTGACTCCTGCTCCTGCGCTGGCTCCTGCACGTGCAAAGAGTGTAAATGCACCTCCTGCAAGAAGAGTGAGTGTGGGGCCATCTCCATTGTCTGGGGCTAAGGTTGGGAGGGAACCCAAGGCTGGCCCTGGAGGCATGCTTTTGGGGAACTGGCCTTCCTTTCTGTCCATACCTTGTCACTGCCTTTCCAGTCTTCTGCCCTGTCCAGGGCACCTTTGGGGCTGGACAGCTTTCTCATAGGAAGACCTACCCCAAGTATTCCCTAGCTGTCTCCTGACAAAGCCATGCCATCCTGAACTAAGGGTCCTTTGGAGCTGGAGGCTCTGTTGGGCAGGGAGGTCCCTGGGCGAGTCAGTTGTGACCTCTCACACTCCTCTTCTTCCCCAGGCTGCTGCTCCCGCTACCGCGTGGGCTGTGCCAAGTGTGCCCAGGGCTATGTCTGCAAAGGGGCATCAGAGACATGCAGCTGCTGCGACTGATGCCAGGACAGCCTTTCTCCCAGATGTTAATAGCCAGACATGTACaaacctagattttttttttataccacCTTGACCGGTTTGCTACATTCCTTTTCCTATGAAATATGTGAGTGATAATTAAACACTTTAGACATGATTCTGCCTTCAGTTTCCCTTGTGTGTTTTGGAAATCAGAGACTGGGATCAGGGATTGAACTGGGAATGCAGACTCCTGGGCTCTAGATGGAAATGTGAGCCCCTAACAATCCAAGTGCCTTAAGGCAAGCCAAGCTGCCTCACTGTGCTTCCTCTTTTGCAGAAAGGAATAGCACATCGTCAGGTCATTGGTGGGTATCCGGGATACAGGACCACCTTCATTCTCAAATGCTGCACAGAAAATTCTGAATGCCTCCTGtttcttctctgatttctctgtCCAACTTCAATTCCTCTTTGGATTTCAGGTTCAAAAGTAACTACAGGGGATGGAATCAAACTCTTTAGTTATTTACTTCTACACGAAGCTTCTCAAACTCCAGGATGAAGGAGGGGTTTTTCATTCCTATCCATTCCACACCTAAGCCTtggtaaatgaaataatactaataatggAAATCATGAAACTAAATTCAATATACAAAATCTGGCTGAGCAGCATGACTCACACCTATATTCCCCATATTTTGAGAGGCAAATGGGAGGAccacttgacaccaggagtttgagactagccttggcaacatagggagactcctgtctctaaataaataaacaaacacgtTGCAAAGTTTGGTGGTgcaagtctgtaatcctagctacttggaggctgaggcaggagaatccatcTAGCTCAGGaattgaaggctgcagtgagccatgttttcACCATTGCAccacagtctgggtgacagaaggagacctcataaaaaaattacaaaatccaTTTTTAGGCTCAACAGGAAAAAGTTcaatcaatataaaaagaaataccagGAAAATTACAACTTTATAATCTACATATATGTTAATGGATGCTGTGCACTACAGACTGTAAATAGCACACAGGCCCTAGTGTGTAGATTACACACTTTGAGCAGCAGTGATCATGACATCCTCACAAGGAACCATCAGTCCTGACCGGACAGTGTCACCAACAGGACACTCGCTGACCCCTGAGTGCTCCCTGTAGTGACTTGTGTCTGAATCTTTGGCAGTTTCTCCCAAGATTAAGCTACTTTAGTTCTTTAAATTCCAACCTTGATTAACTCAGGGGAGCAAAGTGACTGGGGATGTGGAGGAAAGCATCATCGTGGCAATGCAGAGTCATGAGAAGGACTAGGTCCAGATGAAGGATGTCGTGTGCCAATGCAGGGGTGACGGCATATTCTGCAGTTGGAAGGTGTGTTGCTGTTCATCAAGAAGGAGTGAGGCATCACCCTGGTGACTGGTAGTTAGGCCAACAGTAGGTTTCTCTGGCTACTGCTTCAGGGAATTGCTATTGCTGTTCAATCACAGAGGAAGATGAGTCAAGTGGCCCAGGAGTCAGGACCATGCTTGCCAGCAGGTGCCCTTTGTGAAGAGGGCAATTCAGAAGGCAGCCTGGGTCATGTGCAAGTCTCGGTGTCACATAACCAGATTCACAGCCCACTTCACACCTTCCTGGCTGTGGAGCCGGCACAAGCCccttaacctctctatgcctccATTTCCTGACTTGTAGAAAGCAGATTATAAATTTATGTAGAGATTAAGTGTGACAGTACCCTGGCACCTGGCTTGGCCTTAATAAACAGTGCTGTTATAATCATTTGTCCACATGTGCTTCCTGGAGAGAGAATCATGTTAGATCCCATCAGGCTCCTTGGGTAACACTAATCTGCCTGGAGGTATGATGTGGACTGGAAGTTGAAGATGGGTCTCTTGTTGATCTGGTCTCAAGGGCATACGGATGACCTCCTGCACAAAATTCTCCAGGATGATACACTGCTGCAGCATTTGGACAGAGAACAAGCCTTTCCCACACTTTGAGTCATTGATCTTCACACAAACCAGAGACATTTTGAATGTACAGGGTCTGGCGAGATTGTACTGTCTTCTAGAGGAGTTAAGcaatctgcccaaggtcacacagctcagaaGTAAAGGGACGAATGAATCTATGCTATGGCTGTCCTCATGTGCTCAACATAGCAGCAGATCATGATGTCAGCGATGCTAAGCCCGGCCCCTCACAGTCCAGAGCTGGAAGGGCCCGTGGCCAGTTAGCCCTGCTGTGCCCTTGAAGGCAGCTGGGCAGCTGAATTCCAGAGAAGACCCAGAGCTATGCACAGGCTCTGACTGCCAACTCAGTGCTCTTCCCAATCTGCCTCTGTGGCAGGTTCAGAGTCCTCATGGTTCTCATGAACAGGTGACAGAGAGTTGTGATTGAGGGCATGTTGCTGCGGTCAACCTGCATGTATGCAAAACCCAGCAGCGTCACTTATATGTCAGTGACATAAcctctctgtgtttcagtttcctgCAGTGTAAAGGGGTAGAATGTACTCATGTGCCAAAAAATACCATATTGGCCAACTCTAGACAGTGTATATAATGATGGTCCCATAAGGTTATAATAAGGACATTTTACTGGACTTTTTAATGTTGAGctatgtttagatgcacaaatatttaccattgtgttacaattgcatATAATATTCAGTAACATGCTGTAGAGCTTTGAaccctaggagcaataggccacACCATATAATCTATGTGTAGTCTATGTGCGTAGTAGGTCATCATCCTACCTAATCAACACTCTGTGATGTCTGCACAAAGATGAAATTCCTTAAAGATGGGTTTATCAGAATGTATTCCCATTATTAAGTGATACATGAGTGTAATAGGGATAGTTTCATAAAAGTAAATGATTTAGTGTATGTAGAGAACTTAGAATGCTACCTTGTACATCGTGAGTGCTCTACAACATTAGCTACGATTTCATTAGTGTCAATCATGGCTGCTAGGGCCGGAATGCGTGTacccttccaaaattcatgtgttgaattCTGATTCCTAGTGTGTTGCTTTTAAGAGGTGATGCATTTTAGAGGTGACTACACTGAGAGGACAACACGCTCATGAGTGGGACTAGAGCCTTAATAAAAGACGCCCGAAGAAGCGTCTTCTTTAacccctgccaccatgtgagggcCCAAGAAGAAGAATAAGACCCTCACAAGACTCCAAATATGCTGGTGACTTGGCCTTATACCTCATCCTCCAGAAATGACAGAAACAAGCTTCTGGtattacaaattacccagtctatgtTATCTGGTTATAGCCTCCCAAACAGACTCAGACGATAGCACAGATGACATTTTTActccaggcaaaaaaaaaaaaaagccaggcctgGTGTCCCTCCCTGGTGTCCTCTGTCTGACTCATCACTCACATGAGCACTGTCCTGTGGCCCTGACAGGGTCCTACACTCTTCCCACAAAATAGGGATTCACACCAGAAATATATGTCTTGCCATGAGCAAGACAGTCCCTGTCCCCATAACAGAATTGGAAGGATGCCTGCCAGTACTGCAATCACCTGCACCAATATGTGATGTAATGTTTCTGTTTCAAATGACTCCTATTCCCTTagatatatttatacaaaaagCAAGCTCCTAACCACTATTGGAAAAAGAATCAGTTTAACTTCCAGACACAGAAAGTTGCCATCAAATGCTCCTCATTCATATCTCCTCTGCTTCTGCTGTATAGCATAATACTGTACTGAACACTGAGGGCAATTATAATacagtggtatttgtgtatctagaTGTAGTTAAACATAGAAAGGTACAGTACAATTACCTTATAACCTTATAGGACCACCTTCCTATACGTAGTGCATCTGTAACTAAAACGTGCTTATACAGCACATGATGTATTATTATATTCTGCCCCTTTTACAATCCAGGAAACTGAGCCACAGAGAGGTTGTTTCACCCAGGTATACAGCATGATATATCTGGGATTGGCACTCATACAGGCTGAccatagcataatgtcctcaaccACAACCCTATGTCACCCTGCCATGTGACACATGAAGACACTAACTCTGGCACAGAGGCACAGTGGGAAGAGCACTGAGCTGGCAGCCAGAGCCTCTGCATAGCTGCAtgtcctctctgggcttcagttccCCAGCTATCAAGTCAGGGGCACAATTGGGCTAACTAACCATGGGCCCTTCCAGCTCTGGAATGTGAGGGGCTGGGCTTAGCATCCATGGACAGCATGATCTTCCACTACGGCGAGGGCATGAGGACACCCACAGCATAGATGCATTCGTGCCTTTGCTTCTGAACTGTGTAACCTTGGGAAGATTGCTTAACTCCTCTAGAAGACAGTACAACTCCTCTAGAAGACAGCACCATCTCACCAAACCCTGCACATTCACTGTGTCCCTGGTTTGTATGACAATCAAATGACTTGAAAGGTGGGAAAGGCGTGTTCTCTGTCTGAATGCTGGAGCAGTGTCTGATCCTGGAGAGCTGGTACAGGAGGTCATCCACATGCCCTTGAGACCAGAACAGCAAGACTCCAAACCCATCTCCAACTTCAGTCCACTTAATACCTGCAGGCAGATGGGCCTTTTCCAAGGAGCTTGATGGGAGCTAGCAGGATTGTCTGTCTAGAAAGTCCACATGGAGAAATGATTATAATAACACTGTTCAGTAAGCCCTAGGCCACTAGTACCAGGCCACTGTCCCATTTGATCCCTGCATGGAAATATAATCTCCtatatacagatgaggaaatggaggctcagagaggttaagcgaCTTGTGCAGGCCACACAGCCCGTAAGGAGTGAAGTGGGCTGTGAACCCAGCTGTGTGACACCAAAGCCTGCACTTGGCCCAGGCTCCCTTCTGAAATTCCCTCTTCACAAAGAGCACCTGCAGCCCATCTAGGGCTTGACTCCTGGGCCACCTGTCTCATCTTCCCTGTGATTGAACCACAAATAACAATTCCCTGAGCAGATAGCTGGAGGGACCAGCTGTCGGTAGCAATGATTAGTCCTCATCCTTCTCAATGCACACCACACCCCTTCAAACTACAGAATATGCCATCACCCCTGCAGAGGCCGAGTCAAATACTTCACCTGGGAGCCCCAGTTACTATCTATAGTCAGCTTGCCAGGACAATGCTGGACACTTCGCTCCACCTCCCTATTCACTGTGCTGGCCTGGAGTAACCAAGGGCTGGAATTTGAAGGAGGAGACTGCAGCCTGACCTTAGGAGAAACTTCCAAAGATTCAGAGCCGAGTCAGAACAAGGAGCTCTCAGGGGTAGCGAGAGTTCCATGAGTGACATGGGGCAGTTCGGGACTGATAGTTCCTTTCGGGCATGTCCAGGCCAGCACTGCTGAAGATGAGTGATCCACGCATGAGGGTCAGTCTACACACCGTTCCCAGTGTGAAATACACACCCTCGAACAGATATGCAatgtttgtaaattattttatttttatgttatttatttaactataatcatatatttcgtttttcatatatgtattgtttttcatacgtattattttatttttatatatttatattaataatttgcCTGTTGAGTTTAAAAagtggattttgtttttatatttcatactAATTCATATCAGTTCATTTTGCCAAAGCTTAGGTCTGTTGCAGATGCCCATACCGTTACATCTCTTACATGTATAatggtgtgtttttttgtttgtttgtttgttttgagattcgctcttgtcacccgggctggagtacagcagttcgttctcggctcattgcaaccactgcctcccaggttcaagtgattctcctgcttcagcctccagaatagctgggattacaggcacctgatagcactcccggctaatttttgtatttttagtagaggtgggggtttcatcacattggccaggctggtcttgaacttctgacctcaggtgatccactcacctttgcttcccaaaatgcagggattacaggtgtgagacacgaTGCCCGGCCTACATGTAtaatgcttttacattttttagctGAGACAGGTAATGTGATTTGCCTTAAAGAACTCAGTGTGAAAGGTGATAGGACCTGGTACCAGCATGCACGTGACTGGAATCTCAGTGCAGTCCCTCATCTCAGCTCTGTCGGGTATCAGGTCACTTTTGTCCAAGGCACACAAAATAAAACCAAGCCTGAATAAAgtcaacttttattattattttatttttgaaaaaccaaATGTACTAATGGGTCAGTGCTATATGGAAAACAATTAAGGGTTCGTACACTTTCTACTTCTGGGAACAGAGCTTTCCCTACATCAGGCACAGCAGCTGCACCTGTCAGATGTCCCTTTACAGACACATCCCTGGGCACACTTAGCACAGCCCACGgggcagcagaagcagcagcctgggcaagaagggGAGAGGGACAGGTCACAGCTGACTTGAACAGGCACCTCTCTGCCCCAACAGCGGGCCTGGCTCAAGCTTGCACCGAGACCCGGAGGAGCCTTCGTTTGGGATGGTGCGCTCTATCAGGAGACAATGGTGGATCTTTGCAGTGAGAGCCTTCCTATGAAAAACTTGCTCAGCCCCACTGAGCCAGGACAGGGCAGAAGACTGGACGGGCAGTGACTGGGACTGTGCGGACAAAGGAAGGACAATTCACCAGGACCATACACTTCAGTGAGGAAAGTCTTCAAGAATCAGGTCTATGGTTGGCCGGCTGGTGCCTCTtgtgacctcagtttcctcattgttaAGAATGAAGATTGGTTGGGAATCAACCATCTCTAATGTTCCTCCAGCTCTGATCCTGAATCCGTTTCAGGGGATGTGGGAAGCTAGTGATGAGCCTGCTCCTGCCTGCACAATCTGAGATCCCTCCTCTCACTCAGCCCAGCCCCAAGATTCTCAGGGAAGGCCCGACATTCACTCTTCTTGCAGGAGGTGCATGTGCACTCTTTGCATTTGCAGGAGCCGGCACAGATGCAGGACCCACctgcaaggaagagaaaaaggcagTGAGCAGTGAGTGTGGTGCCGGGTTAGGAGCAGGCCCTCAGCATCCTCCTGCTCAGTGCACGGGAAACCTGGTACCTTGTTCTGCTCAGGCACACGGAAGCCCAGCCCCATCTTTTCTCCACGCAGGCTGCGATGGGCAGGCGCCCTCCTAATTTTACTCCACAAGGCCTTCTGTCAAGAATCCCTTAGAGGCAATGCTTCCTGCCTCCCATCCACCTCAGGCAGCTCTAATGCTGGACAGAGCACTGGGTCCTAGCCCAGGACCCCACTGGCTATCTGGGTGACCTGGCAGTTttgagcctcagtcttctcagAAATGGGAGGCTCTGGGAAGATGGCAGCGTTCTAAGTGGTGATGAAGGCCCTTGACGGGGAAAAAGCACGAGAAGTGCAAAGGAGTTCACTTTAGGAAAAGCTCAAAATacacctccctcctgccctgggaACATTCTATCCTCTGGAATGAAAATGGAGATCCTAAGGCCTCGAAACCCGGTATCTCTTACTAGTGAAGCAGGAGCACTTGGGGTCCATTGCGAGTCGAAGTTCGGCTGGAGTTTCTAAGGGAGAGGGGAAGACGCAGTGGGGCAGGTGGGAGGCGTGGTGGATTCTAGGAACCCGGCGATCAATTTACAGGTAGAGAAGGGCGCCGGGTGCAGAGTACCCCCTCCTCCACCCTGACGCGGAATCCGCGGCGCCTGGTGTCCTGGGTTGGGATGTGCGCAGTAGGCGGGTCTGGCGCATTATCCCCTGAGCACAGCCTGGTGGGCCCCCGAGGGCTGCCCCTTTGGCGCCTGCTGGCGCAGAAGGAGCTGTGCTGCCGGAGGTACGTGGGGCCCCTGACACCCTAAGGGCCATTTTCCATTTCCAGGTAGTCGCGTTATCCCCATCCCCCGACCTGCACCTTTGCCACCAACTTTGCGTCCCCCGGGTCCGTGTGCAGCTCCATCCTTGTGCTCACCTTCTtcattggctggagctgggagcAGAGAGAGTGAGCCGTGTGCACATGTGTGGCCATGGAGGTGACTTTTGTTTCTCCCCCGCCCTCCCCCCGCATTGCCTGTCGCTCTTCCCACCTAGGACCCTCAAACTCCTTCCCCCTGTACACACAACCTGGCGACCACGGGtcagcctctctctcttccttccatgCTATCATATAACATTTCGATTTTGCCAGGCCCGTTTAAATCATTGTTTCTTTGAACCCTCCCAACAATCCTAAAGGGAAATACTATTTATGAACCCGTTTTACTAATCTGACAATTATAACATAAactttaagtaacttgctcaacaTCACAGAATGGAAAAGTTGCCACTGATTTGAATCTAGCCAGCCTCTCAAGAGAAAGTGTCCATGATCAGGCCTTCCTTTGGCCCAGGACTGTCATCAGCATTTCCCTATTGCTGGACATCTTTTAAACAATGTCAAGCCACAAGCTAAACCATGAGCTGTGACAGAAGCAATCTATaactgtaatatatatatacacagacatacaaCACATTTATACTTCTGGTTGTCTTCTATGTGTGGAATAAGACTGATTTTCATTTTCGCTGCTGGAAAAGAGTgtgctttaaataaaaatatatttaagaaaatattaatcacTTCAATGTTATACGTTAAGTAACATACAGTGACTGTGTGTGCAGAAGTGACACTGTTTTTGATCTGACATGAGGCATGGATGGAATCTTGCTTATAGCTTTGTATCCCTAGTGTTGATGACTATTTTATGGGAAGAACAAACGTCTCTTTTGACCACAGGACACATGTTCATGTAGTAGATGAGAATAACAAGATACACAAGTGAGCACATCTGGCCTGGCTGCTTTGTCTGTGAGTAAATAAATACCCCCAAGctatgtaaaatgagaaaaaaaaaaaagcaacagttaATGTTGTAGATGACTCACCCcttgccaggcaccattctaagtTCCTTACATgaattaaatcatttaattttacaaGCCAGATATCATTATACTTCAGTTGATAAGACTGATACACAGAGGTTATGTCACACACatagtggcagaggtgggatttgCACTCATGCAGGCTGACCTCAGCATCATGTCTTTACCCCCTGCTCTATGCCACCAAGTCAACACAAAGATGAGGACACTGAAAGTCTGGCTAGGAGGCAGCAGTGGAAGCACATTTAGTTGCAGTCAGATCTCTGTGCATACCTgtgacctctctgggcttcagttccTATTTCTCAAGCCAAGAGCAAAATTTATTCATCTCCAAGGTCCCTTATAGCTTTGAACTGAGATGGGCAGGGTTTGGCATCCACGGATGCCATGATCTGCCAGCTGTGGGCAGGGCCAGAGGCCAGCCGTACCATAGGTTCATGC encodes:
- the LOC105494050 gene encoding metallothionein-2-like, coding for MDPNCSCAAGDSCSCAGSCTCKECKCTSCKKSCCSRYRVGCAKCAQGYVCKGASETCSCCD
- the LOC105494045 gene encoding metallothionein-2-like isoform X3 — translated: MQPLAVGLHHAFHVHHCLFSSRFGTPLLPPVAMDPNCSCASGGSCICAGSCKCKECTCTSCKKSCCFCCPVGCAKCAQGCVCKGTSDRCSCCA
- the LOC105494045 gene encoding metallothionein-1-like isoform X4 — encoded protein: MDPKCSCFTSGSCICAGSCKCKECTCTSCKKSCCFCCPVGCAKCAQGCVCKGTSDRCSCCA